ACGGTTGTCACATGACTAGACACAAGATAATATATCCTCGGTGGTGGGTTATATTCTCTCCGTCTGGGGAGATTAATGGAGTGGTGGACAATTGGACAACAAGAACCTGTTGCTTAGCTATTAGAACTGAAATCCAACAGGTGGTCTGGGACCATAAACGTGATCATGAACTCTTCTTACAAGAAATGAAATACCTAAGCTCCTTTGTTCTCTAACAACATGACCCCTTGGCTCAAAATCACAGTCAACAATTTATACTTTAAATCTACTAAGCATGCCTGTAACTAAGACAGCGAATTCCTCCTACTCCTCGAACGGGTGGACTTTTTTTCTTCTGCATTGCGAGAAGAACCAGGGCTCTCTGATGTATTACAACTGCTGATTTCACCACTGCTTTCTTTGCTTGACCACAGCTTAGAAAATATCTTTTTCGACATGATCATACCTTTCACTTTACCAGATGGAactttttcaagattttttGTAGCACCGGGGTTCCCATTTCTATCACTGCCAACTCCTCCATTCACTTCGCCTAGCCTAGGAGTGAAAATCTCACATTTTAAAGCCTTGATTTCTTCTGCTGTCGGCACATCATCCCAGTCGTCTTCTGTGTTGGTTGTGGTTGACCTTGAGCTCCCATGAGACCCACCTGGGAGTAAGGCCCTGATGGAGCCTTGCAGATCAGGTATACTGGTGCTGCCACCGGACGCTGAAGCCCTAATCTGTTCAAAGAAGAGTACCTGCGCAACGACTCTTAAGGGTAGCCGCTCATTTTGCACAGCATGCATGCAGGCATCTACTGACAACTtcctgcagtccattaatttgCACATTCTCTTCTTCTCACCCTTGCTGATCCCTGGGTGTTCCTGCATCAACACTCAATTTTAGACTTAAAATTATGTTTACAAAATTTCAAGCAATTAATTATTATTGGCAGTTGTGCAGGTCTCATTGGAACAAAGGTACACTGAAGCCTCAATAACCCCAAAAATGAAATGGGGGCAGGAAGGAGTATCATGAACTAACCTTTAGATACATGTCAATGGCACGGTAAAGTCCATCATGAGTTGGTCTTGAGAAGCTTGATACCATTTCAGCAAGATGGACAAACTTTGACGCAGGTAAGTTGGGATCACATGAAATCTCAGTAAGGTAGCTGTCAACCAGCTTGGCCACCTTCACCTTGGAAGTATCTGATAACCTGGGACTTCTAATCTCCTGGAATTCGGTTTCCATTGAAGGATCAGTCTGAGCACTTCGATTGTGTGTCACAAACTCTTCAATTAGGCTTTGCACCATGTCAACTTCATATTTCATTGTTTCATCAGTTGGGGGTTGAATCAAAAGATCAGAAACTGTAGCCTCATCAAGCTGCTGGCCAATTTTGCGAATTAACTCACATTTTTCGA
Above is a window of Malus sylvestris chromosome 15, drMalSylv7.2, whole genome shotgun sequence DNA encoding:
- the LOC126605385 gene encoding BTB/POZ domain-containing protein NPY4-like — its product is MKFMKLGSKPDFFQTDGDNIRYVTTELATDIAVNVGDVKFYLHKFPLLSKSARLQKLVATTNENSDEIHIHDIPGGPAAFEICAKFCYGMTVTLNAYNVVATRCAAEYLEMYETIEKGNLVYKVEVFLNSSVFRSWKDSIIVLQTTRSLVPWSEEVKVVSHCLDSIASKATIDTSKVEWSYMYNHKKLPSNGNDSHWNGVAKQQMVPKDWWVEDLCGLQLDLYKRVITIIKTKGKISGDVIGEALKAYITRRLSDFSKGMIQGDVVKNKSLVETVIHLLPARSVPCSFLLKLLKAARLLECGEVEKCELIRKIGQQLDEATVSDLLIQPPTDETMKYEVDMVQSLIEEFVTHNRSAQTDPSMETEFQEIRSPRLSDTSKVKVAKLVDSYLTEISCDPNLPASKFVHLAEMVSSFSRPTHDGLYRAIDMYLKEHPGISKGEKKRMCKLMDCRKLSVDACMHAVQNERLPLRVVAQVLFFEQIRASASGGSTSIPDLQGSIRALLPGGSHGSSRSTTTNTEDDWDDVPTAEEIKALKCEIFTPRLGEVNGGVGSDRNGNPGATKNLEKVPSGKVKGMIMSKKIFSKLWSSKESSGEISSCNTSESPGSSRNAEEKKSTRSRSRRNSLS